The following coding sequences lie in one Silene latifolia isolate original U9 population chromosome 5, ASM4854445v1, whole genome shotgun sequence genomic window:
- the LOC141655068 gene encoding protein FAR1-RELATED SEQUENCE 5-like, protein MGDRYPITIITDQCRGIKKAVKGVFGDKTRHRLCMWHIMKKLPDKVGPSISQDTTFLKEINSVVWDVEITPEDFESKWNSIISSYELCDNKWLKKMFKHRALWIHAYIRDTYLGGILRTISRSESENSFFGNFTNPHVTLVEFWMRFQTAMDAQRWKYSKVMADDKNCYPKLTTLLLLEKQASEFYTIIIFYIFQVEVQAACYTCGHLPSPNASGANDNISIIDREKYKVDLSDNKFSCSCKMFERIGILCRHILWVLKDRGFDHIPKDRQNNISELWSEVFSAVSLVEDSEEHSDALFQLLRSFNEKLIISIKSGKSKDKKAEIEMLLGSKIPTEVTVLPPEKCKNKGLGKRITSNKEKAVLENAKPLRKCRACGEMSNHDSRNCPSRLP, encoded by the exons ATGGGTGATCGCTATCCTATTACTATAATAACTGATCAATGTAGAGGCATCAAAAAAGCTGTTAAGGGTGTGTTTGGTGACAAAACACGCCACCGATTgtgtatgtggcatataatgaagaaGTTGCCTGACAAGGTTGGTCCATCGATTTCCCAAGACACAacttttttgaaggaaattaactCAGTTGTTTGGGATGTAGAAATCACTCCAGAAGATTTTGAATCGAAATGGAATTCGATAATTTCCTCATATGAGCTTTGTGATAACAAGTGGTTGAAGAAAATGTTTAAGCACCGTGCTCTTTGGATTCATGCTTACATTAGAGACACATATTTGGGTGGGATTTTGCGCACAATATCAAGATCAGAGTCTGAAAATAGCTTCTTTGGAAACTTCACCAACCCACATGTCACACTTgtcgagttttggatgcgtttccaAACAGCAATGGATGCTCAGAGATGGAAATATTCTAAGGTAATGGCTGATGATAAGAATtgttatccaaaattgacaacCCTTCTCCTTTTAGAAAAGCAAGCTTCTGAGTTTTACACAATCATTATATTTTACATTTTCCAAGTAGAAGTCCAAGCAGCATGTTATACTTGTGGCCATTTACCATCACCAAATGCAAGTGGTGCGAATGATAATATTTCAATAATTGATCGTGAGAAATACAAAGTTGATTTAAGTGATAATAAGTTCTCTTGTTCTTGTAAGAtgtttgaaagaattgggatacTCTGTAGGCACATTTTATGGGTGTTGAAAGATAGGGGGTTTGATCATATACCTAAAGA TCGCCAGAACAATATAAGTGAATTATGGTCGGAGGTATTTAGTGCAGTCTCACTTGTTGAGGATAGTGAGGAACATTCTGATGCGCTATTTCAATTGCTCCGGAGTTTCAATGAAAAGTTGATTATTTCAATTAAGTCGGGAAAGTCAAAAGATAAGAAAGCTGAGATTGAGATGCTTCTTGGGTCAAAAATTCCAACTGAAGTTACTGTTTTACCACCAGAGAAGTGCAAGAATAAGGGATTGGGAAAGAGGATAACATCAAACAAGGAAAAGGCAGTCTTGGAAAATGCAAAGCCTCTGAGAAAATGCCGTGCTTGTGGTGAAATGAGTAACCATGATAGTAGAAATTGCCCGAGTCGACTCCCTTGA